In Ptychodera flava strain L36383 unplaced genomic scaffold, AS_Pfla_20210202 Scaffold_31__1_contigs__length_3010019_pilon, whole genome shotgun sequence, the following are encoded in one genomic region:
- the LOC139127406 gene encoding uncharacterized protein codes for MATPILSPRLLEEGWRKCYSVKAELPYYFNVKTNTSVWTMPTVSDQDERYADVPGRKSPDLPEPSQEVPLPHKTPSSQPSAAALVPPPSKPGTTSQAEPSFSDMPNDLDRKVARRVAKYVYAKFILDQVNAIINENCEGCREDYPSQRDHECLYYGDTPAGQREVISKYFTDAAKRINMLAVQKSILAMAELCYITLDHNTPLGLLDLDDLLELLYYRWSEDPERCFEALSDSLSMYGMVLCNDMITAVCSTFSSASS; via the exons ATGGCAACTCCAATACTGTCACCAAGACTACTGGAAGAGGGATGGCGCAAGTGTTATTCAGTGAAGGCAGAACTGCCGTACTACTTCAACGTTAAGACTAACACCAGCGTCTGGACAATGCCCACCGTCTCTGACCAAGATGAGAGGTATGCTGATGTTCCAGGAAGGAAGAGCCCCGACTTGCCAGAGCCTTCTCAGGAAGTGCCCCTGCCTCATAAGACTCCGTCCAGTCAGCCATCAGCAGCTGCTTTGGTCCCTCCACCTTCCAAGCCTGGCACCACCAGTCAAGCAG AGCCTTCCTTCAGCGACATGCCAAATGACTTGGACAGGAAAGTGGCAAGAAGagtggcaaaatatgtctacgCCAAGTTTATCCTGGACCAAGTCAATGCTATCATCAACGAAAACTGTGAGGGGTGCCGAGAAGACTACCCATCTCAGAGGGACCATGAGTGCCTGTACTATGGCGATACCCCAGCAGGTCAACGAGAAGTCATCAGCAAATACTTTACGGATGCTGCCAAACGAATCAACATGCTGGCTGTGCAGAAGTCTATTCTTGCCATGGCTGAACTGTGTTACATCACCCTGGATCATAATACCCCCCTTGGATTACTTGATCTTGATGACCTGTTGGAGTTGTTGTACTACCGCTGGAGTGAAGACCCTGAAAGATGTTTTGAAGCTCTATCGGACAGTCTGTCTATGTATGGAATGGTCTTGTGCAACGACATGATCACCGCAGTTTGTTCCACATTTAGTTCTGCAAGCagttaa
- the LOC139127394 gene encoding uncharacterized protein, whose protein sequence is MDAEWDDLSLTNSQLDAVFALADQHYENANESPLSESHQPVQQPVMAVLGSPKNHDHDDLSQCMIYDDEEEEEDGGSLNQFPRIPHKPRKQYIKLRRNLVMVKKTWDFPWGEETNISEENGTVGSTSTLTGSSSSSCNSHSSCNSSSSYNSHSSDTSSHDSDSDSSSCQSKDIHSCNSDHSQITESEDNIATQDFNVKLKDLLHSYIPHSPSNIQDTQRSSNSSVPMNTQEFNTKWQALLSNNHQPSTPSSSPSSHPTRQIGGGSTDDLSSEDSPSDEDSGAKYYTIIRVRERQVKKFNATAHDYEIQFNDIQPVRGFVQVMAVLQDVFESIISRLTHGISPRDRVRITLESPSLPYQIWLPFSPVQELTVDRVLGEIERVLQSYEEFTLDENVSINFIHVHMPVGTGKRWGWRPVNIARRLRLMRSIIRITNTDELCCARAIVTATAHINRNSDPGWDYVRKGRHEQTIRASKLMAKAGISSGPCGHEELDKLQAVLPSYRIHVISDETLGSLAYQGKVTAEHNIYLYHHNNHYDVITSMPAFLQRNYYCHHCHKGYQKSMITSVKFSASVAMFHLYVQQQIIRSTAKIVIATFEVNNASTTIKHLVPSLNMQHVKSFVAAICVV, encoded by the exons ATGGACGCCGAGTGGGATGACCTATCGCTGACAAATTCCCAATTGGACGCAGTATTTGCGTTGGCAGACCAACACTATGAAAATGCT AACGAGTCGCCTCTGTCGGAGTCCCACCAACCCGTTCAACAACCAGTAATGGCAGTATTGGGATCGCCGAAAAATCATGATCATGAT GACCTCAGTCAATGCATGATatatgatgatgaggaggaggaggaggatggTGGTAGTCTCAATCAATTTCC acgAATTCCGCATAAACCGAGAAAGCAGTACATCAAACTCAGAAGAAATCTTGTCATGGTCAAGAAAACATGGGATTTTCCATGGGGAGAAGAAACCAACATCAGCGAAGAAAACGGTACTGTGGGGTCAACATCAACATTAActggtagtagtagtagtagttgtaaTTCTCATAGCAGTTGTAATAGTAGCAGTAGTTATAATTCTCATAGCAGTGACACTAGTTCCCATGATAGTGATAGTGATAGTTCTAGTTGTCAAAGCAAAGATATTCATAGTTGTAATAGTGATCATAGCCAAATCACAGAAAGCGAGGATAATATTGCCACACAGGatttcaatgtaaaattaaAAGACCTCCTACACTCCTACATTCCTCATTCCCCCTCAAATATTCAAGATACTCAGCGTTCATCCAATTCTTCTGTCCCCATGAATACCCAAGAATTTAATACCAAATGGCAGGCCCTCCTCTCAAATAATCATCAGCCTTCTACACCAAGTTCTTCCCCCTCATCACATCCAACACGTCAGATTGGCGGGGGGTCAACTGATGACCTGTCGTCAGAAGATTCGCCATCAGATGAAGACAGCGGCGCAAAGTATTACACCATCATACGTGTCCGTGAACGACAAGTGAAGAAATTCAATGCTACAGCTCATGACTACGAGATACAATTCAATGACATCCAACCGGTGCGTGGTTTCGTGCAAGTGATGGCGGTGCTACAAGATGTGTTTGAGAGTATTATTAGCCGACTCACCCATGGCATCTCTCCAAGGGACAGAGTACGCATTACACTTGAAAGTCCGTCCCTTCCCTATCAAATCTGGTTACCTTTTTCCCCTGTTCAAGAACTGACTGTGGACAGAGTGTTGGGCGAAATTGAACGTGTACTGCAGTCCTATGAAGAATTCACCCTAGATGAGAATGTTTCTATCAACTTCATTCATGTGCACATGCCTGTTGGGACGGGAAAGAGGTGGGGATGGAGACCTGTCAACATAGCCCGTCGCCTCCGACTGATGAGAAGTATCATTCGCATCACTAATACCGATGAATTATGCTGTGCACGAGCCATAGTGACAGCAACAGCCCACATCAACCGTAACAGTGATCCAGGATGGGACTATGTGCGAAAGGGACGACACGAGCAGACAATACGTGCATCCAAACTAATGGCCAAAGCAGGTATTTCATCAGGGCCATGTGGACATGAAGAACTCGACAAATTACAAGCTGTCCTTCCATCCTATCGAATCCATGTTATTTCAGATGAGACGTTGGGTTCACTTGCTTATCAGGGAAAGGTCACCGCTGAACACAATATTTACCTGTACCATCATAACAATcactatgatgtcatcacaTCAATGCCGGCATTTCTACAGAGAAACTATTACTGTCACCACTGTCACAAAGGGTACCAAAAAAGCATGATCACATCTGTGAAGTTTTCTGCAAGTGTTGCTATGTTCCATCTGTATGTCCAGCAACAGATAATCAGGTCTACTGCAAAGATTGTCATCGCTACTTTCGAGGTCAACAATGCTTCAACAACCATAAAACACCTGGTCCCCTCGCTCAATATGCAACATGTCAAATCATTCGTCGCTGCAATTTGTGTGGTGTAA